The sequence below is a genomic window from Coffea arabica cultivar ET-39 chromosome 8e, Coffea Arabica ET-39 HiFi, whole genome shotgun sequence.
TCAATTCTTGTCTCCCAAAATCAGtcaacagaaaaagaaagaacaagaaatatGGTTGCCTTTTTTGTCTCTAGCAAAAGCATAAAGAGAGTCTGATGTCTCTCCACTTTTTCGTTTGTTTTCTCCCAATTGTACCAGGAAGCAAGAAAAGTCAAAGACtagaaaaatacaattttttccTCTACATTTTTTTAGCCACTAAAAAGGTGAATGAATTCCTTCTCTTGCGCGGCTAGGCTCACCAAAAAGAAACTCACGCTAGCTAGTTTTTCTCCCAATTAATTGGTATCCAAATACCAATCAACTTCCTAAAAGACAATCCTATTACAGGTCAACTTCTTCGGCTTTTACTTTCCTTGGGAGTGATCCCACTGATTTCTCAATTTGTAGCCagctatttcatttatttttggaaGCTTCTCACGTGCAAATAATCCCGAGAATCCGGACTTGAAGGCTGGAGTGAGGCATGCCCGTGCCTAACTATCATAAAGTCTTTTGGAATATTGATTTTTAGCACCTTTTTTTCACCACTTCCTGCAATTAACACCAAACACGAAACCTAAGTAGAATCCTCCAAATAATGCAACATTTAGTCCAATACCAGCGAAACAACCCACTAAAATGCACCCTATCATGTCTCATAAAATTATCTTGTCCAAGAATGGTGTATTTGTAGGACAAGGCTATTCTTGTGATGGAATGTTTAAGCTAGCGTCAATAAAGTTATTAATTCAGCTTATATGATTGATTTTTATTATCATTTGTGGCATAGTAGACTAGGACATGTAAATAGTCGAACTTACATTTTATAACCAAATATAGTTTGATTGATTATAAtgacaaagaagaaaaaaaatgtgaaatttgTGTTCAAGTGAAAATGACTAGGTTACCATTTCCTGAAGTTGATTGAAATACAACCGTGCTTGAACTTGTACATTCAGATATATGTGAATTAAATGGTTTATTAACAAAAGGTGGTTATAGGTACTTAATTACCTTCATTGATGATTGTTCAAGATTTGTGTACGTTTATCTTATGAAAAGTAATGATGCATGTTTTGCTATGTTCAAATCTTACGAGTTGTTTGTTGAAAACCAATTAGACAAGAAAATCAAAATCTTGAGAAGTGATAGTAGAGGTGAATATTTTCCTAATGATTTCTCAATATTTTGTAAGTAGAATGGAATTATATACGCGAGTCAAATGCCCCATatactccacaacaaaatggtttgGCTGAATGGAACAATAGAACTTCAGAGGACATAGTGAATTCTATGTTAGTAAATTCTAATCACCAAAGAACTTGTGGGGTGAAGTATTCGTCGCTACATGCCACGTACATAATAGAATTCCTTCTTTGAAAACAAAAGTCTCACCATATGAGGTATGGAAAGGGAGAAAACCAAACCTATGTTATTTTAGAGTTTGGGGTTGCATTGCCTATTATAGGGTTTCGGATAATAAGAGAACAAAAAATGGGATCTAGAGCATTTAAAAGTGTGTTGTAGGCTATGCAAAAAATTCCAAAACTTATGGATTGCTCGACCTTGATTCTAATGTCAAAGTTGAGTCAAAAGATGTGCAATTCTTTGAGAATAAATTCTTCAGAATATAATGCCTACAAAAGATCTTACTAATGGTTTAGAACCATTTCAAAGTATTGGTCCTTCTTCCAGTGATAAGAGGAAGGAAATTGATACTTCTATTGAAGAAAAGGGAAGTCAAAGACTAAGGAAAGGGAAGCATTTgtttttgaatttcatttcttcACAAGCTATTGTTTTCTTGGTGCAAGGTAATAGGGAATCTCTACAAAATAAGATACTATCGcgcccattttttgaaaaataaataaaattatgagtttgtgaaaatgaatttttattaattttaagtaaaaatgagtttttcaatttttagaaaataaataaaaaaaacgagtctaaatgggacttaaagtgtgacgattttggcccaaaaaataatagtttaaaaagggtttttaataaaaattaggaGTCTctacttggtattgagttaaggtgtgccaagtcacctaaaatgagatttttaaagaaaaaaagtaggaaaaaaccctttttaaaagacTCCGAATCTACGAAAATCAGGAGAAAAGGGGTCagaagtcacatttgaagaaatggaatgcAAGAATataatccaaggcaccctttcaacctaaccaaagctagttacgtgttttagtcaaaattttcttaattttaacataaaaatttatcacatttgaacattactacatgaatgcaaacctagacCTACTGTATCAGGATCAGAATATCTCTTCGAAATTAATTGATGCAAATCGCAATAATTGCGATATCCAAAAGTAAATAtctgaagaggtcacgaatgtgCAAAAATGTGAGACTTgaagaaaagtaagaaaaaaaagaaaaataattatatacgAATATATATgatctaaaggaatgcatcataacgggtgcggggACTAAAATTCGTGAtttcgattttcccttttatagagggaatacgagcgtgctaaaggTAAAAAGCCACACttgtccatatcccatattcgagaGGTTTAATTCCTTAATTTGATCAAGCAAAATGCACTAATCTATCcttaatttcctaaatgagatgcaaatctaaatgttatatatacataggggtaagggatattttattaggAGAATATTATAGGAAAATGATAATGATCCTAAACATGGAAAATATGCATGACATGTGATGATTTGGTCACGCAAACATGTTCTAAGGCATGGACGGTTCCTAAGGATCTAGCATTGGAATAGTCCATGTttataagttctcactagcattggactagtgagatcGGAAAAAAGGGTctcaactagcgttggactagtgaaaaatcggCAAAAGTGTCACAActaacattggactagtgtggtgatgacatgcatttattatagtctaataaatcatataaagcataataaagaaaataaacacataaaatacATAGCAAataggcatgatatctagatgcaaggttctaagaaagcaagtaacacgtaacacacaagcatgcaaaacacataaagcaaataaagccctaactattacattggggGACCCTAACTACAATTTAAAGGAGAAAACCGTGATCCTAGGAATTGGGTCGTCTTCTCCAATCGAATAGAATTTCAGATAGCTACTGCATCCTGTGCATACCAAAACTTGAATTCACACAAACAGAACAagttcaaaaaaagaaaaacccgcGCTTCAAAAATCTCTCATCTACCCGGCAAATTAACGATTATCTTCCAGCAAGCATTGTACTTGCTGGGATTTCACTTTCCTCACACACACAAACGCAGCTAAATTGTCTCCAAGTAGAACTTTCAAAcaggcattttatcaaacaacaaatGAGCATAAAAAAAGGTCACTGATTCTCTACTCAATTGAAGCTATAATCGACCCCAAAATTTAtcagaaacaaaaaatttcagTCCAATCAACCCATAAAACATGCGCGGTCAAAAAATTATGGACAATCACCGGAAAATTGCAAGAAACAAATTCACAAGAGACATTCTTGGGGTTGGGATTTCCAGCGTTTGCtcttgaagaagaaaaagaaaactgatatttaaagggaaaaaatggCTTACATTGCTCTTGCTTGGTGAAATTTCGCTGGTGATGATGGTATATTCGGTGAGCCTGCAACAACCTGCAATTCCTTGCTAATtcctttgattcttggttttCCTTTGCTCTGTTTCTTTGCCGatgcttttccctttttcctctcctctttttttcaatttttcttccatctACTCtctggctctctctctctctcttttctccccgAAAAACTCCCTCAATTTTTAAGGTTTTCCCCCCTTTCCTTTCACTCTATTTTCCCTCTGTTTGTATTTTTCTTGCTTGGTTCCTCCTCCTTCGCTCAGCCCCCCCTGTTTCTTCTTTGTCCGCCGCCCATCTAGTTTTTCTCCTCCcttttgctctgtttttttcCTCAGCTAAAAgcctcctctctttttttcttagctcccccttttttcttttatttctgtgtggctaatctttttcttttcaccaCCGGccccttttcccctttttttatttctttttttttttgtctcaaattttCTTTGGCCTCCATGTGTCCTAACACCTCACCTTCTAGGTGTTATGTTGTCAAAGAAATAAAGAGACACTTGTCCCTATTGCATGTCCCTCACTTGGCCCTATTGCATGTGTGCCATATATTATCttgtattttgtatttttcttttcaatgctAATTTCTAATTATCTtacaaaatgtcattttatatataaaaactcagtttgaaaagaaaaaaaataaaaagactggatctttatcaaaatttttctttttctgaagtTTAGTGTAAAAAAtgttttttaagaaaaagaaaacaaaatgatgaatcttaatatactaaaataaaaaaaaacaccaaTTACTATTTTGCAACcttaaatcaattaaaataaaataataaaatgaaaacaagaataaataataataataataaaataaaaataaaaataaaagaataaacctaaaattgaattaaataaacaaataaaactaaaattaaattaaaaaataaagctaaaattgaattaaataaataaataaagctaaaattgaattgagtaaatgaatattttttggtgtctacaccttgTCCCTCTTTGTCCGAATTTCAAAAAGACTCGAGACAAAGATATAGACACTAAATGCTTACCTATGGTTATTCTGCCATAATCTGAAACCTGTAAACATAaaaggtcagtgggataaaacctgaGCCTGCCATGAATCGGAAAGATTTTGCAAAATGCTTCTCtgtaaaactttgaaaattctaATGAAGGAAGCTAACTTTACTTggaaaaatttgccccagtgtgatgttTTTTGTCATTTGGACCTGCAAAACAGAAATAATTAGAATGACAAACAATGCCGCCACCATCCGATCAATCCAGCTTTCAAGAAatatgtaaacatgagtcttttgaaTACTCTTCTTTGCAGCAAGACTCAACTTTGCTCTGCAAACTGCATCAAACTTTCTTAATTTCCTATGCTTAATCGAATATGCCATTTGGTATCTATATATTTTCGATAAATCGCAGGGATTACCGTTCGATAAACAGAACAAGATAAGTGAGACTATGCAATACATGGAAAAATATTCTactcacccaaaaaatgaaaattctagtaacataaaaataatcatttgcctttattgaaagaaaaaattgacTTTAGAGAAATGAACTTGTACACAAAAAAATTTACGTTTGACGAACCAAAGACTCTTGATCAAAATGCCACGTTTGACCCTTTTGGATATCATCCTTTCCGGAGTTCAATGCTTGACAGCAGATCCACAATATAAAGAGAAATTTCAACAAACTGAGTCACCAGCCATTCCAATCCAAGTTCACTTTCCAACTTAAAACTCTACCTTAGCgccctttcaggttttcactaagattgcccccaccctttttattcatttttctttttttttccttccttttcttcttttcatctttcatttttttcctttttttttcaaaagtgccctttcgggttttcacctgaTAAACAGATCCTGCCAATAGCCCTTATCAATTCAGAAAtgtgttttaaaaaatgatgGCATCAGTGCGACAATCCTTCCCTTACAAAATTGGTGAAGGTGTATTAACATCATTTGTcatttgattagaaaatttcctaaaaaatgtGATACAAAGAATAGAAGTTAGGACTTtcgacttttgtaatggggtctggtggggtgcttagaaaagttaagagTTAAAGGCAGATTTTATAAGTGTTTAAATCACCTGAAGTCGCATCTTCATATTAATCTTATTTAGGATCAAACTAAAATTGTTCCAATTTATTTTCAACTgagattcttttctttaatttccttttgcttttgttcccctatctttcatctttttttttcaactaaaaTTTGatccagtgtggggtttgcgacactcaggggttgccaaatgaaacAATTTATcctgaaggttcaaaagggataactagggatatcatgtttaattggaaaggaagaaggtatgactttcattccattcttTGCATTAAccctaaaagaaaatttccttttatcagATGAAAAACTTCTTACACATATCCGAATTAATCAGTCGGGGAAAAActtgtccatccatttctgTGAGAATAAGTGTTCCACCAGGCAATACTTTCTTGACAATAAAAGAGCCCTACCAATTTGGGGCAAACTTGCCTTTAACCTCTTCTTGTACTGGCAAAATCCGTTTTAACACTTTGTCTCCTTCTTCGAGCTGTCACACTTAGGGCTGGAGCTGAACCAAGTAGCTCGGCTCGAGCTCGCAAGCTACTTGGTCAGCAGCTTGAGCTGGAGCTCGGTtgaccaagctcgagctcgagttcgagctgcTCGTTAGAgctatcgagtcgagctcgagcttggaaATATAATACTCGAGAGCTCGACGAGCTCTATCgagttttttataatatatttttttatttttattattgtgaaatgtcaataatatcctttatttaaaattatatataaaatattaatttttattacttgatctTGATTAGGCTTGATTGAACTCGAATAAGCTCgattgaacttgatttgaattaattacatttaattaaactcgagctcgagttcaagcTCGAGTTCCATAAATTGatgtcgagctcgaactcgagctcgaattttAAAAGCttgacgagctcgagctcgagctcgagcctaGTTATTTTgcctcgagtcgagctcgagtagtgcactactcgagctcgactcgactcgataccACCCCTAGTCACACTTTGACTTTCTTGTTGTAAGTACGGGTCATTCTCTTTTGATAACACTAACCATAACAAATGGCATTTAACCTCTTCTCATCAATCAAAGACAACTGCTCATGACGTTGTTTAATCCAATAAGTTTCCAGTTTGGCCTTCATTAGTATGTGCAGTGAAGGAATTTCAACCTCAGCTGGCAGAACTATTTCCATTCTATACATGACGTTGTAAGGCGTTGCCCCAGTAGAAGTCCGAATAGCAGTTCTATACGCCATTAATGCATAGGGGAGCTTCACGTGCCAATCACGCTGTCTTTCGGTCATTCTACGGATTCCTTTTCAAGTTCTTATTCGCGGCCTCCACAGCTCCATTCATTTGTGGTCTATAAATGGTAGAATTTCGATACTTGATCTTGAACTGTTCACACAATCCatccaccatgtcattgttgagattcttggcattgtcagTGATTAATGTCTCTGACGCACCAAAATGACAAATGATGTGTTTTCTCATAAAATCGGTCACCACCTTCTTAGTCACATGCTTGTAAGATTCGATTTCAACCCATTTAGTAAAGTATTCAATAGCCACCAAAATAAAACGATGTCCGTTTGAAGCAGGAGGGTCAATAGTTCCAATTATATCCATACCCCACATTAAACATGGCCAAGGAGCAGTCATACTGTGTAATTCTGTGGGAGGAGTGCGTATAACATCTCCATGCAATCGGCATTTAATGTACTTTCTACAAAAACtacacaatcatgctccatagtgaGCCAGAAATACCCTGTCTTCATGACCTTCTTCACTAGCAAATGCCTGTTCATATGTGATCCACACACACCACTATGCATTTCTTTCATCAAATAATTtgtttcatcttcatcaacaCATCTTAGAAGGCCCAAATCTGATGTCCTTTTGTAGACCACctctccatttaagaaaaacttGGATGATAATCTACGCAAGAAACTTTTAGCAGTCGTATCAGCACCTGAAAGATAAGACCCCATTTTAAGAAATTCCTTGATGTTGCTATACCAGGGACGGCCATCAGAAGATTTTTCCATAACCAAATAATGTGCAGGTTTTTCTTGTAACTGAATCTGGATAGGTTCAATCACTAACTCGTCTGGATGTTGAATCATTGAAGATAAAGTGGCCAGAGCATCAGCAAATCCATTTTTGGCACGTGGAATATGCCTGAACTCCAAACTTCTAAATTTGTTTGCTAAATCTAGTAAACTGCAACGATAGGGCAAAATCTTTCAATCCAGAGTGATCCATTCTCTGAACGTTTGATGCACGAGCAAATCGGAATCACTGAACACTATTAAATCCTTAATCTCCATCTTCAATGCCATTTTGAGTCCAAAAATATAAGGCTCATATTCAGCCATATTATTAGTGCAGAAAAATCGTAGTTTAGCCGAACCGGGGTAATGCTTTCCTTTAGGCGATACTAGAACAGCTCCAATACCGACTCCGAATGAATTTGAAGCACCATCAAAGAACAGCATCCACTCAGAGCATCGCTCATTCATATCCTTTGCTACACCAACAAACAAGACATCCTCATCCGAAAAATAAGTGTGAAGCGGTTGATAATCATCCTTCCTTGGATTTTCAGCCAAGTGGTCTACTACAGCTTGGCCCTTGACTGCCTTTTACGTGGTGAAAATGATATCGAATTCAGAAAGAATCATTTGCCATTTAGCCATACGTCCGGTTGGCATTTGTTTCCCCAATAAGTactgtttatctcaattcatatcttttgatgattacaaaataaattgatgctactaatactttttgtagagAATTTTTTCAGAAATGGCACTAAACAGGTCTGAGGACTTAGAgcaaaaagaagatcaaaaaggtgaaaagtgCTGAGGAAGATGTCGGgcgcacaaaaggagagtatcggacgtccgacatccattgagtatcttcggacgtatgaagaactcagactcggacgcccgaagaagacaagccagggcttctacgattactgatcacgatcggacgctcaacacctgagcatcggacgtctgacaagcgttgctgcacttcggacgcaacactttggacgcatcggccgtccgaaggaattaaAGAGGAACCTCCAAGTCTGCAtcttaccctcggacgcatgatgAGAGGGGATCGGACGTACTAAGAGGTTCAAAAAAATTTCTCGAACTCACTAACCTCGCTCGGACCCATAAAAACtgactatcggacgtctgacagcaccaacggctagctgactcttcagaTGCCTTCTATCCATTGACAACATTAATTAaagaattttttggtctcctataaaaagaacaaattcaaccacctcagaataactttgcacatcaagtctacatcagatcgTGAGTGTttcaagtgttagaatactccaaaggaacatttgtattcttaacttgtgcaattttcttgtaacttttcaagtgtgacacagtTTCTTCATTAGTGTAgcattgtgagggttatccgagtgtttgtaaaacttccttacttgaccaagtgaggtttggggcaagaaggaagtgatccttcctttgtacacaagatattggttgcaagattgttcaacttgaagaagcttgttatATAAAGTGTtgttcaaactcaagtggagtttgaagcctggtttgtttctctacttTCATCTATAGCTTTACTATATAAACTGTTCACTTCTTCATATCACGAACACTTGTGCTTTCTTGTAATCTGATCCATTGAGTGGTTTTCGAGATAAAAAGGGTAGGCTTGAAAAAGAGTAACCTATATCTTAGCTGATTTTAGAAaatctaattcaccccccctcttagattgtcttcgatccttacaattggtatcagagtttggtctcctggagattaagttcaatcgatttgagagtaaatatgacaaccaacaatgccatgttctttgagggacaatctgtcactagacctccaatgttcaatggatcaaactatgtgaattggaaggaaaggatgattatattcttacaatccattgatattgagttgtagtttattgttagtgaaggtccatatgacgcGACTATTGTTGATGAAACTACTCATAAGCCGAgacaaaaaataagaagtgagttgactgctgaagatagaa
It includes:
- the LOC113704716 gene encoding uncharacterized protein produces the protein MDRRHLKSQLAVGAAVKGQAVVDHLAENPRKDDYQPLHTYFSDEDVLFVGVAKDMNERCSEWMLFFDGASNSFGVGIGAVLVSPKGKHYPGSAKLRFFCTNNMAEYEPYIFGLKMALKMEIKDLIVLLDLANKFRSLEFRHIPRAKNGFADALATLSSMIQHPDELVIEPIQIQLQEKPAHYLVMEKSSDGRPWYSNIKEFLKMGSYLSGADTTAKSFLRRLSSKFFLNGEVVYKRTSDLGLLRCVDEDETNYLMKEMHSGVCGSHMNRHLLVKKVMKTGYFWLTMEHDCVVFVESTLNADCMEMLYALLPQNYTV